Below is a window of Littorina saxatilis isolate snail1 linkage group LG2, US_GU_Lsax_2.0, whole genome shotgun sequence DNA.
ATGTATGTTAACCCTatcttttgatttttgttttttacaacgTAAAGATCTAGATTGTTGTCTAAGCTTTCCCCAACAAATTGTAAAATTGCTAAGTTCTAAGAAATCAAAGATAGAGGCTGTTGGTGTATAATTATCATCCTGTCTTTTGATGTTGTTACATCTATGAATCATGTTAACACTTTCTGCATAACATAATCTGTGAAAAACTGTAAAATTCGGCTGTCATTCTGAGTTTCTATGTAACAGGGAATCAATTTGAACAAAGCTATTTTGCAATGAAACAACCCCATGTCACAGGATTGTATAAGCTATTAAGTCGTGTACGTTATTGACGTGACTTTATCAGAACATCTTTCAAATGCTGTCGTTGTCGTATATCCCGAATACACATATGTAGGTGTCACTGTTTGTTCTCTGCAAATATGCACTTGATTTAATCACAGCATTGTAAAATGTGAATCACGAATACAACCAATATTCGACCTAATTAACTGCGTCACCACAATCAATGAGTTTCGAAAGGAACGCTATACAACTACACTATGTCTACATGTGCAGGTTGTAAAGATGCTACTGATAGTCCTGGTGACCTTCATGATCTGCACCATCCCCTTCCAGGTCACAAACCTCTACCCCATCTACAGCCACGAGATAGGAGACAAGgtatgactttttttttcttttttttttatataatttttttttttaccagctGAACATCGTCGTATCGTCGTTCTACTTTTACTCTCTGTTTACACACATACATGAATTACAAGCAAAAGGCGAAGGGGAAGAAGAACAGTTAAAGATGGGGGGAAATTGGAGAGGGAGAGAACTGAAcggaactgaactgaactgaactaaactaaactaaactttatttaacaaagaTTCAGATTTAAGGCTTGGTCTTGTCTCACAATCTGTCGTTGAGacgcacaaaaacacaatgGAAAACACATACAAAATAGAAAACGTACACATGAACAAGGGATTTTCAGTGATCGGTGTCCATGACACATATATATGAATTAAGATGAAATGAAGGACGACAGTCGATTGTTCAGTTCAATGTTTCTTTGTATCTCAGGTACCAAGGAgactaccggcacggtggcctagtggtaaggcgtccgccccgtgatcgggaggtcgtgggttcgaaccccggccgggtcatacctaagactttaaaattggcaatctagtggctgctccgcctggcgtctggcattatggggttagtgctaggactggttggtccggtgtcagaataatgtgactgggtgagacatgaagcctgtgctgcgacttctgtcttgtgtgtggcgcacgttaaatgtcaaagcagcaccgccctgatatggcccttcgtggtcggctgggcgttaagcaaacaaacaaacaaacaaaccaaggaGACTGGTCCCGCATAACGTTTACAGACTGTTGTTGTCTAGATTTAAAACTCTTACTTCTTGTTTCTTATATCTCGTCATTAGCGCTGTCTCTAGCTAGGTCgtgatttctttttgtctttgacAGCTCCCAGCGTGGCACAGGCCGGTGTACTTCGCCGCCGTGTTCCTGATGTACACAAACATCTTACTTCTCCTTGTTTCTTAGATCTCGTCATTAGCGCTGTCTCTAGCTAGGTCGTGATTTTTTTGTGTCTTTGACAGCTCCCAGCGCGGCACAGGCCGGTGTACTTCGCCGCCGTGTTCCTGATGTTCACAAACATCTTACTTCTCCTTGTTTCTTAGATCTCGTCATTAGCGCTTTCTCTAACAAGGTCGTGATTTCTTTGTGTCTTTGACAGCTCCCAGCGTGGCACAGGCCGGTGTACTTCGCCGCCGTGTTCCTGATGTACACCAACAGCGCCATCAACCCCATCCTGTACGGGGGCCTCAATGAGAAATTCCGTCATGGGGCCCGCGACTTCTTCAACTGCATCCTGTGCCGCCAGACGGCGCTGTCCAACCACTCCATGTCCACACACCTCTCCGTCTCCAGGGCCAGGGTCAGCCTGGTCGAGGACGAGGCTCGCAAGGCCAAGGACAAAAAGCAGAGACCGTCCTTGGAGAAGCTGGCAGTCAGCGCAGCGCATATCACCAAGACGACCTTGAACCCCACGAAGAAGGTCGAGGTCGAGGACGGAGCCGGGTTGCCTAGAAACGGCACGGTGACCTTCGAGCAAGAGCACGTGGTAATCGGGGAGAAAGACGGGGCGAGTGAGATCAGCTCAGAGAACAATGACAGCGTGAGTGCAACTGAAGATCTCGCGGTTGTGGGAGAAGATGGGGACAGCCTGAGTTCGCACAGCGACACTCTTGATGGTACCAGTGTCCGCGTGGGAGAAATTGTTCAGGAAAGAAAAGAGTTCGCGGTCAAGGAGCTGGAGATGGACTTGGATCAGAAGCTCCAGCCAGTGACATTAGCAGCCAGGCAACCAAGCAAGCTGCCTGACGATGAACAAAAGGAGTCACCAAGGGACAGTGGACACACCAACAGGATGGCTGTGAATGACGAACAAGCGGTCAGTGAACAAAGAGAGAACCCAACGGTGAGTAATGGACACGCACCATGCATGGCCGGGGACACTGACCTCACCGAAGGATCTGCGGACACGGACCAGACGGAGCAGTTCCTTAGCAGGGGATATATCAGATTATGACTGTNNNNNNNNNNNNNNNNNNNNNNNNNNNNNNNNNNNNNNNNNNNNNNNNNNNNNNNNNNNNNNNNNNNNNNNNNNNNNNNNNNNNNNNNNNNNNNNNNNNNNNNNNNNNNNNNNNNNNNNNNNNNNNNNNNNNNNNNNNNNNNNNNNNNNNNNNNNNNNNNNNNNNNNNNNNNNNNNNNNNNNNNNNNNNNNNNNNNNNNNGGTCATTGCTGTTCTCGCGAAATAGCTTCTCGTGGCTTTCTGTGAGGGACTTGTTTCGAAGTGAGTGCAGTGACTTTCTATCGGCTTTTCAATGTGCAGAGCGTTTTCGGCCTTTCAATGTGCAGAGCGTTTTCGGCTTTTCAATGTGCAGAGCGTTTTCGGCTTTTCAATGTGCAAAGCGTTTTCGGCTTTTCAATGTGCAGAGCGTTTTCGGCATTTTAATGTGCAAAGCATTTTCGGCTTTTCAAAGGACTGAGCGTGTTGAACAGTTAAAGGTACCGTAAGTCCTCCCCGTGTTAACCTTGATGTAAAACAAGACAGACCTGTCCAGGCCTTTGTACGTAATAccagcatccttccacttggactgACACCACAAATCAATCTACTGCCTGTAGGTGTCTGTTTCTGTGCAAAGTAGGATTTGTTGATTCTTGCCCCGGTGTCACAGGATATTTCGGAACCGGACGAATGGGAACCATTCCGATTTATCCTGGCCCTGGTGGCAGGATATTTCGAAACCAGTTATTATGACGATCGGTAAAACACTATCAAAACAAGCAGCAACATCATCCGCTCGCAACCTGCAACACCCTTCTTGACAAGTGCCCTATTGAATGTGATCGAAAAGAGGGTTGTAATCTAAAAAAGGAACCGAAGAACATGATCAAATAGGGTTAGGGTTCGGGTCAACAGGGATGAAGGTGGTTCCGAAATATCCTGCCGCCAGGTGCAGAATAAATGGGAATGGTTCCGAAATATCCTAGGATTTGTCGAAACCGGTTCCGATTTATCCTGGTTCCGAAATATTCTACGACACCGGGAGCATATTATGGTTTGAGGGCACAAAACAATCTTTATCATCGTGggatttttttgctgaattaaatTCGTCACTGAAACGTAAGCTTATCTGCGAATgtaattcatttaaaaaaaaatccatctctgAACACGAAGCAGTCAGGCTTTTGACTGTTGGTAGTCGACCACGTGAAATGATGCTCTTATCCCTTGTAAATGTCTTGACAGATCTGATGATTCACATGATTATTCACACGCAAAAAGGTATCTTTCATGTATATGCCTAGTTAAAAGGACTAAACGTACATTCTGTTTCCCGTTGTAAACTTCAATATGATTCTCGGAGTGTTCTGAACAGCTGTGATGATCGATATATTGTTTTTACTTTTGTCCTTTGAG
It encodes the following:
- the LOC138959001 gene encoding substance-P receptor-like yields the protein MSGCKPVVERNFSGINFPGHLPLPLPQWEVGLKIGACVLVEVVAVFGNLLVIIVVARSPRMRSTTNCYIANMAVADLLIALVPMWIHVTTDVISMDQDGWALGSFLCKFNSFVQVTAMVASVMTLMAIAGDRFFAIIFPLKARVTERRVGVVVVFLWLCALGIGLPPLFFYTYTERQWKDYLETFCTDVWPVTTTGSGDCDQGVTSKRAYWTLVTVVLNWLPMAVMSVVYAVIVHRLRFSRVQSDAGRNSMSTVQKRSKRKVVKMLLIVLVTFMICTIPFQVTNLYPIYSHEIGDKLPAWHRPVYFAAVFLMYTNSAINPILYGGLNEKFRHGARDFFNCILCRQTALSNHSMSTHLSVSRARVSLVEDEARKAKDKKQRPSLEKLAVSAAHITKTTLNPTKKVEVEDGAGLPRNGTVTFEQEHVVIGEKDGASEISSENNDSVSATEDLAVVGEDGDSLSSHSDTLDGTSVRVGEIVQERKEFAVKELEMDLDQKLQPVTLAARQPSKLPDDEQKESPRDSGHTNRMAVNDEQAVSEQRENPTVSNGHAPCMAGDTDLTEGSADTDQTEQFLSRGYIRL